TTACAATTCCATTAAACAAATTTTACGCTTGGTCTAAAGAGCCATTTACTTTCGAAACTGTTCTAGCTTATCGCGAAGCGGCAACGTATCAAAACTTTGGTATTTACTTCGAAAATTCTGATGTAAAACTATCTAATGTAACAGGAAACGCAAGCGAAGTAGAATTTCCTTCAAAAGCAACTTCTGTAAAAGTCTACACAGACAATTGGAGAATTGTACCATTAGATACGCCAGTATACAATGATTTTAACTAACCCAACAGCCACAAAATGAAATCTAAATATATCATACCAATAATTGCTTCATCATTAATGATTTTGTCATCCTGCGATGATAATTTGATGGAGTGGGGAAAAGACCCAGAGCACGGAGAAGTTACAGGAGCCGAACTTCCGTTGGCTTTAGTAGAAAAAATAAGCCGTTACGAACCGTTAAAAAACTATTCTGATTTTTCTTTAGGAAACGGAATAGGAATAAGTTTGTACATGAACGATGCTAACTATAGAAAAATTGTAAACGAAAATTTTGATGAGGTAACGCCAGGTTATGAAATGAAACATGGGGCAATGGTAAACTCCAAAGGAGAAATTGATTTTGCCAGTGTAGATGCTTTTATTGCAGCAACAAAAAGCGCAGGATTAAAAGTCTTCGGGCACACTTTGATTTGGCATTCCAACCAAAATGCAAGTTATCTAAACAGTATTATTGCCCCAACCGTAATTCCAGGTTCAAGCGGAACAAATGTCTTGGATCTAACCCCTATTAAAAGCGGAACTTTTACAGGATGGGCTAGAAATAACCCAGGGAAAGGCATTGCAACAGTTGCGAATGCTGGATTAACAAGTACTTCGCCAGCAATTCAGTTAGAATCTAGCGCAAGTTCTTCGGCAGCTTACAATTTGCAATTGACCTCGCCAAACATTCCAATTGTGGACGGGCATAATTATGAAATCTCATTTTATATCAAATCTGATGTAACAGGAAAAGGACGTATTTCATTTAATGCTTCATTGGCAAATCAGTATCCATACAAAGATTGGTTTAGCACAGGCGGAACATGGACAGAAGCTTTTGCAACCACTTCTTCTTGGCAGCAAGTTAAAATTAAATTAGCGCCAGGCGATTTTAAAGCAGGTAGTACAAGTTTTCAGTTTAATTTAGATTTAGGATATCTTCCAAATGTAACTTATCTGATTGATGCTAATACACTAGCAGTTGTCGATCTTGATGCTGTGACAGGACCAGTTAATTTAGTTTCTAACGGAACATTTAATTCTGGAATAACAGGATGGAGCAAAGCCAATGGAGCAACAGATGCATTAAGCGCAGCAGGAGCGTCAGACGCTTACGAAGGAAGTGGAGCTATGAAAGTAGTCAATGCCACATCTGACGCAGGAAACCAATGGAAAACGCAAATTCAGACTACTTTTACTTCTGCATTAGTAGCAGGAAAAAGTTATACCATTTCTTATATGATTCGTTCTGAAGCTGCAGGTTCTGTAAGATGTTCAACAACTCCATCAGATGTAGCAAGTTATCAAGGCGATCAGGCAACTGCTACAAGTTGGAAACAAATCGAGTGGAAAATCACAGCAAAAGGCGGTGAAACAGGTTTTGGTTTCGATTTAGGAGGAGCGGCAGGAACATATTATATCGATAATGTTTTGGTAACCGATGGCGCTGCAACTGGCGGAGGCGCGACAGCTCCAGTTACAATTGAGAAAACAGATGCAGAGAAAACTAAAATTATTAGCGATGCTATGACAGATTGGATTTCTAAAATGATGACGCATTATAAAACAAGCGTTTTCTCTTGGGATGTGGTAAATGAACCAATGAAAGAAGATGGAACTCTAAGAAACGGGACAGAAGGCGATACGGCTTCAGATTATTTCTCATGGGTTAAATATCTTGGAAAAGATTATGCTGTAACGGCTTTCAAACTAGCGCGTCAATATGGAAACGAAACAGATAAGCTTTTCATCAACGATTATAACTTAGAATCGAGATTAGATAAATGTGACGGATTAATCGAGTACGTAAAATATATTGAAGAGAAAGGTGCTAAAATTGACGGAATCGGAACACAGATGCACATTGGTTTAACAACAGAGAAAGATAAAATTGTTCAGATGTTCCAAAAACTGGCAGCCACTGGAAAATTGATCAAAATCTCTGAATTAGACATCAGATTAGGAACTGCGACACCAACAGTTGCACAGCAAGCTTCTCAGGCAGAAATGTATCAGTATGTTATTGATATGTACAAAAAATATATTCCTGCAGCTCAGAAATATGGAATTACAATTTGGGGAGTATCAGATAATTCTAAAGAACATGAATACTGGCTTCCAAATGAGTCTCCAAATCTTTGGGATGCAAATTACGTTCGTAAGCACGCTTACAAAGGCGCAGCAGATGGTCTTGCAGGAAAAGATGTGAGTTTAGGTTTCTCAGGAGAATTACAAAAACCTTAAGTATTTAATTAGTAATAATATCCATAGTGCAAGTCTGTAAAAGGGTCTGCACTATGGATTATTTATTTTCTTAACTTTTATTGCTCAAGATTTATCGAAGCAAAAAACAAATCAAAATGGCTTTCAATCTTAAAACAAACCGAATAAGCGTTTTTACAAAAGGCAAATTGTTTCTCATTGCATTCTGTACGATACAATTTGGGTTTAGTCAAAACATACCTCATCTTCAAAAGATAGGAAATAAAACACAGTTAGTTGTCAACCAAAAACCATTCTTAATACGAGGCGGAGAGTTAGGAAATTCCTCTGCAACTAGTATGGAAAGCATGGAAATGATATGGTCTAAATTGACCGATATGAACCTCAACACTGTTTTAACTCCGATTTATTGGGAATTGATAGAAGCGCAAGAAGGCAAGTTTGATTTTCAGTTAGTAGATGATTTGATTCTTCGTGCACGAAAAGAAAACTTAAAACTCGTTTTTCTTTGGTTTGGATCCTGGAAAAACAGCATGTCGAGCCACGCGCCAGAATGGATAAAACTCAACCAGAAAAAATATCCTAGAGTTAAAGACGATAAAAACAAAAGCCACGAAATCCTGACACCTTTTAGCGAAAATAATCTTCAGGCCGATTTGAATGCTTTCAAAAAACTGATGGCGCATATCAAAGATTTCGATCAAAATGACCAAACTGTAATTATGATTCAGGTTGAAAATGAAATCGGAATGCTGCCAACCGCAAGAGATTATCATCCGTTAGCCAATGAAGCTTTCAAAAGAGAAGTTCCAAAAGAATTGCTGCAGTATCTTCAAAAAAATAAAGACAAACTTGCTCCAGAATTTTTAGAAATTTGGAAGAAGAACGGATTCAAAACAAAAGGAAATTGGGAAGAAATTTTTGGAAAAGGTTTACATACAGACGAAATTTTCATGGCTTGGTATTTTTCTAAGTTCACCAATATCGTTGCAAAGGCCGGAAAAGACGCTTATCCAATTCCGATGTTTGTAAATGCAGCTTTGAATGCTCCAGAAAAAAAGCCAGGACAATATCCAAGTGCAGGACCGTTGCCTCATATTATGGACGTTTGGAAAGCCGCTGGAAATTCAATTGATTTTTTAGCACCCGATTTTTACAATCCGTCATTTAAACAATGGAACGATTTGTTTACCCGCCAAGGCGATCCGTTATTTATTCCAGAACACCGTTTTGATGAAACTGCACCATTTAAAGGTTTGTATGCTATTGGACATTACGAAGCCATTGGTTTTTCTCCATTTTCGATAGAATCTGTTGCCGATGCCAAAAAAGAACCTTTAGGAAAAATATACGATTTAATACAACAGTTAACTCCCACAATTGAAAAATATAAAGGACAAGGAAAAATTGATGGTGTTTTATTAGACAAAGAAAACAATACACAGATGATTAAAATGGGCGATTACGAATTCACTTTCAAACACGATTATACCCTAAATTGGTCAGACGGAGCAAAAGCAGAAACTTGGCCAATGTCAAGTGCAATCATTATAGAAATCGCCAAAGATGAATTTTATATTTCCGGATCAGGAATTGTAGTTACTTTTAAACCTTTAAAGGAAAATGTAAACGCAGGAATTCTAAAAACAGATCAAGGCCGATTTGATAATGATAAATGGAAAACAATAAGACATTTCAACGGAGATCAAACCCATCAAGGCAGACATTTACGAATCTCAGTGGGCGATTACGAAATCCAAAAAATAAAATTATATACGTATGAGTAATATTTTTTTTCGCCACGAATTCACGAATTTTTCTAATACCTACTTTGTGTAAATGATTCAAATTAAACGAATTTTAATTCGTGAAATTCGCTTGTTGCAGACAAAGTAATGAATATAAAAAAATCGTGAATTCGTGGCAGAAAAAAAACTCGCCACAAAAAGTAAAAACGCAATGAAAAAAGTATTACTAGCATTTCTAATAACTTTTAGCATCAATGCTCAAATAAAACTTCCAAGACTTATTAGCGACGGAATGGTTTTGCAGCGCGATACCAAAGTCAATATTTGGGGATGGGCATCGCCAAATGAAAAAATAGAACTCAATTTTAAAGGAAAAAAATACAACACAACAACCGCTCAAGATGGAAAATGGTCGATCCAGCTTCCATCTCAAAAAGCAGGCGGACCGTATGAAATGACTTTAAAAGCATCCAATACCATTGTATTAAAAAACATTCTTTTTGGAGACGTTTGGCTCTGTTCCGGACAATCGAACATGGAACTTCCAATGGATCGATTGAAAGACAAATACAAAGAAGAAATTGCAAAATCTGCCAATCCGAATATTAGACAATTTTTAGTTCCCGATGAGTATTATTTTGCTAAAGAAAGAAACGATTTTTCATCTGGCTCTTGGGTTGAAGCAAATCCTGTAAGCGTTTTACAATTTACAGGAGTTGGATATTTTTTCGCTTCAGAAATTTATGATAAATATAAAATTCCAATTGGATTAATCAACAGTGCTTTGGGAGGTTCTCCTGCAGAATCGTGGATTAGCGAAGAAAACATTAAAAAATTCCCCGAATATGAGCAGGAATATCTAAAATTCAAAGACGGAAAACTCGAAAAACAAATCGACGAAAACGACCGAAAAGTAAGTTCAAATTGGTATAAATTACTGAATGAAACAGACTTGGGACTAAAGGAAAAATGGAGAAATTCGGTTGAAACTTCAGATTGGAACGAAATGAATATTCCAGGTTATTGGGCTGATGGCGAACTCGGAAAAATAAATGGTTCGGTTTGGTTTAAAAAGGATTTTGCTCTTGAAAAAGTAAAAGAAAATCAGGCAAAATTGATTTTAGGACGAATTGTAGATGCCGACTCTGTTTTTGTAAACGGACATTTCGTTGGAACCACTTCATATCAATATCCGCCAAGAATTTATTCTTTTAATGCTAATGTTTTAAAAGAAGGAAAAAACGAAATTACAGTTCGAATCATCAACAATTCTGGAAAAGGAGGCTTTGTGCCAGATAAACCTTACGAATTAATTATAGGCGATAAAACTATTGATTTAAAAGGAAATTGGAAATACAAATTAGGCTCAAAAATGGAACCGCTACCAGGACAGACTTTTGTACGGTGGAAACCTGTCGGGCTTTATAATGCTATGATTGCGCCACTAAAAGATTATCCAATAAAAGGTGTTTTATGGTATCAAGGTGAAGCCAATACTAAAAAGCCATCAGAATATGGTCTTCTAATGGAAGCCTTAATTTCTAATTGGCGCGCGCAATGGAAACAAGAAAAATTGCCATTTTTATTGGTGCAACTTCCAAATTTTATGGAACCAAAAACAGAACCAACAGAAAGCAATTGGGCGGCTTTAAGACAACAGCAATTAAATACGCTGAAAGTTCCAAATACAGGCTTGGCGATAACAATAGATTTAGGCGAATGGAATGATATTCATCCTTTAAACAAATATGATGTTGGGAAAAGGTTAGCGTTACAAGCAAGAAAATTGGTTTACGGAGAGAAAAATTTAACTGCTTCTGGTCCGCTTTTTCAATCGATCAAACAAAATGGGAATAAACTGATTTTAAGTTTTTCAGATATTGGAACAGGATTGCAAATCAAAAACGGAAATGAACTGAAAGAATTTGCCATTGCAGGAACCGATGGGAAATTTGTTTGGGCGAATGCAATTATTGAAGGAGATAAAATCGTTGTTTGGAATGATGCGGTTGCAAATCCAGTAAAAGTGCGTTACGCTTGGGCAGATAATCCAGTTGAAGCTAATTTATACAATAAAGAAAACTTACCGGCTTCACCTTTTGAAGCTAGTTTTAAGTAGTTTTTTTTCATTTTTTTTAGCCACGAATTTCAAGAATTACACTAATTTATTCACTTTGTGTTTTAATTTATTCGAATTTTACGAATTAAAAAAATTAGTGAAATTGAATTTTAATCGGCAAAGAATTAGTGTAATCCGTGAATTGCTTCGCCTGTTCGCTATCGCTCGGGTCGTGGCTAAAAAAAATCATTTCAAATTCTCCACCAATGTCTTCAAAAAAGCAGTAACTGCTTTTTTCTCATACACTTCTTTCAAAGAAATCAGCATTGCAGTTCGGGTCATATTTTCTCCTTTTATCGGAATGGCATACAAATCATTTTCGTCTTCAATTGTAGTTTTCGTTAAAATCGTGTGCCATTTTCCTGTTTTAATTAATTCAAGTAAAGTTGGAATGTCATTTATTTCAATCGTAACATTTGGATGCAAATTATTTTTTTCGAATGCCTTGCTGATAAATTGAGTTGTGCTAAAACCGCCAGCAGGCATTGCAAGAGGCAACGTACTAATTTCTTCAAGAGAAATTGTCTTTTTATTTTTTAAAGAAGTTTCAGAAGAAGTAACCAAAGCCATTGGCGAAGTAAACAATTCTAAATATTTAAAATGAGCCTCAGAAGCAATTTCTTCAAAAGTTAGAATAACATCAAGCTGAAAATGATTTAGTTTTTGAATGAGTTCTTGCGAAGTTCCAAAGATAATTTCGAATTGAATTTTAGGGTATTCCGAACTAAACAAAATCAAAGCTTTTGTAACAACATGTCGTAAAGCGTATGTAACGCCAATGGCAATTTTTCCAGTTTCGAGTTTATTTAAATCTTTTAATAATTGAAGTCCGTCAGAGGCTTTGTTAACCGATTGCTGCGCGTAGAACGAAAATAATTCTCCAGCTTCTGTCAATGTAATTCGTTTTCCAATTCTATTGAAAAGCGGAACTTGAAGTTCGTCTTCTAATTGTTTAATTTGTTGCGATAAAGTACTCTGACTGATATAAAGCGCAGAAGCCGCTTCGGTAAAATTCAGTAATTCTTTTGCTTTCAGAAAATATTTAAGTTGGCGAAGTTCCATTTCTAAATCGGTTTTATCGATTGATTATATCGAAAAATAAGGTTTTACAAATATAGAAATTCTTAAGAACTTTGCTTTGTTATACAATTACAAACAAAACAAAATGAAAATTATAGCATTACAAGAAGGAAATTACATTGTCAATTCTCAAAAAGAATTTCAGCTTTTAACAGAAAATATAATCGATTCTGGTTTAAAAATGGCAATTCAGCCTTTTCTTGTTATTACAGATCATGATGTTATTTTAATAGATTTCGGTTTAGGATTTGTTAATAATGGTGTTCCGTTTATTTACGAAATGCTGGCAAAAAATAATATCGAACCTCGACAGATTACTAAAATTCTGGTTTCACATCTACATAAAGATCATATAGAAGGAATTGGTTATTTTGAAAATAATCAATTTGTTCAAAATTTCCCAAATGCTACGATTTACATTCAAGAACGAGAAATAGATTTTGCTTTAGAACAATTGCAAAATCCGTCGTACGTTCCTGAAATATTAAATGTGCTGAAACAATTGCCAAATGTTGAATTATTAAATGAGGACAGCGGGCAAATTACCGACGAAGTTTATTTTGAAGTTACAGCAGGACATACCAAATTTCAACAAGTATTTTGGATTAAAACCGATGACGAAATTGTTTTTTATGGAGCAGATGATTTGCCACAAAAAAGATATTTAAAATTTCCTGTTGCCTACAAAACCGACTTTGATGGAAAGCGTGCTATGGAATCTCGTAAGAAATGGGAACAGCAGGCAAAAGAAGAGAATTGGAAAGTGCTTTTGTATCATGATATGAGGACACCTGTTTTAGATTTTGCCGAAGAAAGAAGTGAGATGAAAGATGCTGTGTAGGATAAAGAGGAAAGAATAAAGAGGAAAGAATAAAGAGGAAAGAATAAAGAGGAAAGAATAAAGAGGAAAGATTATTAGATGAAAAATATAGAAACAATTCCGGCTTTAATTATTTACGGATCTTTAGCACCTGGAGAATCCAATCATTCGGTTATGGATCCGATTAAGGGAGAATGGAAAAAAGCAATTATAAAAGGAAAACTTGAAGAAGGAGGTTGGGGCTCTTCATTAGGGTATAACGGTTTTATTGCTGTTAATAATGAAGAAGCCGAAATAATAAAGGCGTATGTTTTATTTTCGGAAGATTTGACTTCGCATTGGAATTATCTCGATGAATTTGAAGGTGATGGTTATACGCGAATTCAAACCGAATATGAGCTGGAAAATGGAGAAAAAGGAATTGGATACATTTATGCTTTGAAACAATAAAAGGAAAATTCAGATTAAATTATTTAGTCTGAATTTTTTTTTAGCAGAAAACAAAAGAAACAAAACACTCTTTACTTTTTCTTCCAAAGAATTACGCAAGATCGAGAATGCTTTGGTAATCTGCGCTTCAACGGTTTTGATGGAAACATCCAAATGTTCTGCTATTTCAATATTTGTTAAACCTTCTTTTTTACTTAAAATAAAAACCTCTTTGCATTTTGGCGGTAAATTCTGTATCTCTTTATTTACGGCATTCAAAACCCTTTGGAAAGATTCAGAATCTTCTTCCTGAACAATTCCGTTTAAAGCGTCGTGATATGATTTTTCAAGAGAAAATAAAGATTGATTTTTTCTATACAAATCGATAAACTCATTATATACCAATTTGTAAAGAAAACTTTTTAGAGAATGATCTGTTTTTAATCTTGTGCGTTGTTCCCAAACTTTTATAAAAACATTCTGCACAATATCTTCGGCGCTGTAAACATTCTTTACCAAGCTGTTAGCATACACGCAAAGTTTATGATGATAGGTGTCGATAAGATACGTGTATGCACTTTCATCTCCATTTCGTAGAGACTCAATTAGAATAGTATTATCGCTGTAATCATCAATCTTCATAAAAACAAATATATAAATTAATAGTTTTTGAGGTTAAAAAGTAAACTTAATTTGCTCAAATCGACCTTTTTTTTGTCTTTCTATTTGAAAATTATTACAAATAAAAAAGGAAGAAAAATGCAAATATAAATCTTTTAGTTTGCAATATCTATCAAATTAGTCGAGTTTTATTGAGAGAAAACACTTGCGAAAAATAAAAAAATCAGTAAAATGAAAAAAACTTTATGAAATTGTTAGGGTTTTGTTTTTTGGCTTCGTAATAATATCAAAAACAACTAAAATGACAGTAAAAAAGTCAGAGAGACTAATTGTTAAATTTATCACAAATCAGGCTTCTCAAGAAGAGATTGAGCAGCTTACAGAGTGGTTAAAAGAAGAAGAGAATCAAATTGCATTTAAGGATTTTGTGCAAACCAATTATGCAATTGATACTGCTTTGAACACTTTTGATTCGACCGAAGTTAGAAAACAGCTTTCGGAAAGAATCAATAAGGAAAATAATGTTTTTTACAAACGAAGATTTTCATCTTATTATAAATATGCTGCGGTTTTAATTGTGGCTTTGGGAGGTTTTTATTTCTATAAAAATTCTACGGCAGAACAAGTTAAACAAAATGTTATTGTGCCGAGAGTTGATGAGATTGTTTTACAATTTGATAACGGCGCATCTGAAACTATTGATATTTCTGGAGAAAAAAATGTTACGGATAAAGACGGAAATATTATTGGAAAACAAGAGAAAAACAGATTGGTTTACAATAAAGCTTTTGCTGAAGGAGAATTGGTTTACAATACATTAAAAATTCCGTACGGCAAAAAATTTGAGGTGCAGCTATCAGACGGAACTTTAGTGCATTTGAATTCTGGAACGTCATTTAAATATCCAGTTCAGTTTGTCAAAAAACAAAATAGAGAAGTGTATTTAACGGGTGAAGCTTATTTTGAAGTTAGTAAAGATAAAAGCCATCCGTTTACGGTAAATACGCAGCAAGTTAATGTTGAGGTTTTAGGAACTAAGTTCAATGTAGATTCGTATAGTAATAATAGCAGTACAGATATTGTGTTGGTCGAAGGTAAAGTTTCGCTATATAAGGATCAGAAGACCAACCACAATCAGGTTTATTTAACACCAGGTTTTAAAGGTTCGGCTCAACAAGGACAGAGCGAAATTGAAATCGAACAGGTTAATACGGATTATTATACCGATTGGGTAAAAGGAAGTCTGGTTTTTAAAAATGCTTCTTTTGATGCGATTATCAAAAAGTTAGAACGCCAATACAATGTGACTTTCATTAACAGAAATAAAACACTCGGAAAAGAAATTTTCAACGCCCGCTTTGATAATGAACCAATTGAAGTTGTCTTGAAATATTTTAGCGATAGTTATGCGATTGATTACAAAATTGACCGAGATAAGATTACTATTAAATAGAGAGAAGAAAGAGTAAAGAGTAAAGAAGAAAGAGTAAAGAAGAAAGAGTAAAGAAGAAAGAAGAAAGAAGAAAGAGCGAAGAAATAAGATTGAGAAATCTAAAATCAACAATCTGAAATCTAAAATCTAAAATCAACAGGCCTATGTAACAAAAATCCAAAAAGAAAAGGATCGTTATAAAAAAACCGGAAAATGCGCCAACATTTCCCGGTAGAGTATATGCGGTCAGTTAATTAACCAACCAACATTAAAAAAAACATTTAAAAGTATGAAAAAACTCTTGAACAAAATCAGGTTTGATAAGCCTTTTTTGAAATTTGATTTGAAAATGAAATTGACCACATTATTTCTGCTAACTGCCTTAACAGTAATGCACGCCGGAACCACTTATTCTCAAAAAAACAAGATCTCTTTTAATGCGAGCAACATGACTGTTGCAAAAGTGATTGAGAGACTTGAATATACTACAGATTACAGATTTGTATACAATGTAAGATCTGTAGATTTAAACAGAGTAATCGACGTAAATGCATACGAAGCTTCAATAGAAGTTATTTTAAATAAAATTTTTAATAATACGAGTACCGATTTTAAAGTATCAGGAAACCACATTATCCTGACGCCTAGAAAGGTCTCTGAAGAAAAAACGGAAGAGAAAAAAACTGTTGCAGATTTTATTGTAAAAGGTCGCGTAACCGATGAAAAAGGGATGCCTTTAGTTGGTGCTGCAATTTCTGATAACGGTTCGGGTAGAGGAGTTCAGACTGATTTCAATGGAGAATATCAAATTATCACGGTAGGCAGCGAAACTACTTTGGCATTTGCTTATTTAGGATATGTAAGACAAGAAATAAAAGTTGAGGGAAGAAGTGTTATTAATGTCGTTTTAAAAGAAGATGTCCTTGAACTTGAAGGACTAGTTTTAAAAACTGGTTACCAAGATATATCTGCAGAAAAAGCAACAGGATCTTTCTCAAGTTTAAAAGCAAAGGATTTTCAAGAACAACGTTTAAACAGTTTAGATAAAATTTTAGAAGGACGTGTTGTTGGATATCAGGATGGAAGAATTCGTGGAACAACTTCCATGAGAGGGGTAACTGCACCTTTATATGTTATTGACGGTTTTCCTGTCGAAAATACAAGATTAACTCCTTATGCAAGTATAGAAGAAAATCTTCCTAGTTTAAACTTAGAAGATATTGAAACGATTACAGTTTTAAAGGATGCCGCAGCTTCTTCTATTTATGGTGCTCGTGCTGCAAATGGAGTGGTGGTTATTACAACGAAAAAAGCAAAAGAAGGAAAAACAACTATTTCGTTTTCAAGTAATTTAACTGTTACGCCTTATCGAAATTATACAGACAATCTTACTAATTCTGCTGATATTATTGGTTTAGAAAAGGGATGGGCAGATGGAAATCCTAATTTAAAAACGGCTAATTCAGCTACTTATGCACAGTCTTTATTGAATAATGCAGTATTTCAAAGTCTAGGAATGCAGACTATTTTAAATGGCTATGCAGGAAATATTTCTCAAACAGATATGAATAATCGCTTGAATCAATTGGGTTCTCAAGGTTATAAATATTATGATGATGTAGCAAAATACGCAAAACGCGATCAGTATTTTATGCAGCATAATCTTAGTTTAGGTAAAGCTAGTGAAAGCAATACTTTTAATGCCTCTATAACTTACAAAGACAATCAGCTAGAAGATCGATATTCTGAAAACCAATCGGTTGGAATTAATTTAAAAAACTCAACGCAAATTAACAGCTGGCTGTCTTTAGATTTGGGAACTTATTTAAATTACGGAATAGGAGATACTCAGTATTATAATCCTCTTAATCCAACTACAATACCAGCTAATCCAGGTTATAAATGGCAGCCATATAATCAGTTGGTTAATGCTGATGGAACTAATTTTGTTTCTACAGCTGCTTCTCGTTACAATAATTTTACGCTTAATTCGATGCAAACGTATGGTCTTTACAATATGGATATTACGCCAATGGATGAATTAGGAAGAAATTTAACTGAAAATAAAAATTTCTTGAACAGAACGTTTGCTAAGTTTAATGTGAAATTCAGCAAAGCATTTACTTACAATGCCATGTTCCAATATGAATTTGCTTCAGATCGCGCAAGCCAATTATTTGATAGAGAATCATATTATGTGAGATATAAAGTAAATAGCTTGGTGACAATTGTGAATAATAAAGCGGTTTACAATTTGCCTTATGGAGATATTATCAAAGAAACCAATCAGTTTTCTAATGCTTATAATTTCCGTCAGCAATTGAATTTCAATCAGACTTTTGCTGAAAAGCATGATTTTTCTGCAATTGCAGGTATGGAAATTCGTCATTCTAAACAAGAATATAACGATAACACACGCTATGGTTACGATTCGCAAGCTTTAGCATTCACGGCAATAAATCAAGCCGATTTATTAAAAGTATATGGATCTGTTTTTGGTGGTTATATGTCACAAAATGATTTTGGATTAGAAAAAGAATTGCAAAATCGTTATGTTTCGGTTTACTCAACAGGAGGTTACACGTATGACAAAAGATATACCCTATCTGGAAGTATTCGTTGGGATCGTTCTAACCTTTGGGGAACAGACAGTAAATACCAAAACAAGCCAATCTGGTCTGTAGGTGCGGGGTGGAATATCAACAACGAATCATTTTTTGATGTTGCTTGGGTAGATGCTCTTAAACTGCGTGGATCTTATGGTATTGCCGGAAACATCGCCAAAGATACAGCGCCATATTTAACAGCTTTTTATTATGCTAATCCTAATGTTGGAGGAACTTATGGAAGTGTGGGGCAACGTCCAAATCCTGAATTGTCTTGGGAAAAAACAACTACGACCAATATTGGTTTTGATTTCTCTTTCTTTAAAAGCAGATTAGGCGGAACGCTAGATTTATACAACAAAAAAGGTCAAAATTTGTTAGCTACTAGTCAAGGAATTCCAACAGAAGGATTCGGATATTCTTCTTACACGCTTAATAATGGAGAAATGACCAACAGAGGTGTCGAAGCTACTTTAAGAGGAACAATTGTAAAAAC
The Flavobacterium humidisoli DNA segment above includes these coding regions:
- a CDS encoding endo-1,4-beta-xylanase, translated to MKSKYIIPIIASSLMILSSCDDNLMEWGKDPEHGEVTGAELPLALVEKISRYEPLKNYSDFSLGNGIGISLYMNDANYRKIVNENFDEVTPGYEMKHGAMVNSKGEIDFASVDAFIAATKSAGLKVFGHTLIWHSNQNASYLNSIIAPTVIPGSSGTNVLDLTPIKSGTFTGWARNNPGKGIATVANAGLTSTSPAIQLESSASSSAAYNLQLTSPNIPIVDGHNYEISFYIKSDVTGKGRISFNASLANQYPYKDWFSTGGTWTEAFATTSSWQQVKIKLAPGDFKAGSTSFQFNLDLGYLPNVTYLIDANTLAVVDLDAVTGPVNLVSNGTFNSGITGWSKANGATDALSAAGASDAYEGSGAMKVVNATSDAGNQWKTQIQTTFTSALVAGKSYTISYMIRSEAAGSVRCSTTPSDVASYQGDQATATSWKQIEWKITAKGGETGFGFDLGGAAGTYYIDNVLVTDGAATGGGATAPVTIEKTDAEKTKIISDAMTDWISKMMTHYKTSVFSWDVVNEPMKEDGTLRNGTEGDTASDYFSWVKYLGKDYAVTAFKLARQYGNETDKLFINDYNLESRLDKCDGLIEYVKYIEEKGAKIDGIGTQMHIGLTTEKDKIVQMFQKLAATGKLIKISELDIRLGTATPTVAQQASQAEMYQYVIDMYKKYIPAAQKYGITIWGVSDNSKEHEYWLPNESPNLWDANYVRKHAYKGAADGLAGKDVSLGFSGELQKP
- a CDS encoding DUF5597 domain-containing protein, giving the protein MAFNLKTNRISVFTKGKLFLIAFCTIQFGFSQNIPHLQKIGNKTQLVVNQKPFLIRGGELGNSSATSMESMEMIWSKLTDMNLNTVLTPIYWELIEAQEGKFDFQLVDDLILRARKENLKLVFLWFGSWKNSMSSHAPEWIKLNQKKYPRVKDDKNKSHEILTPFSENNLQADLNAFKKLMAHIKDFDQNDQTVIMIQVENEIGMLPTARDYHPLANEAFKREVPKELLQYLQKNKDKLAPEFLEIWKKNGFKTKGNWEEIFGKGLHTDEIFMAWYFSKFTNIVAKAGKDAYPIPMFVNAALNAPEKKPGQYPSAGPLPHIMDVWKAAGNSIDFLAPDFYNPSFKQWNDLFTRQGDPLFIPEHRFDETAPFKGLYAIGHYEAIGFSPFSIESVADAKKEPLGKIYDLIQQLTPTIEKYKGQGKIDGVLLDKENNTQMIKMGDYEFTFKHDYTLNWSDGAKAETWPMSSAIIIEIAKDEFYISGSGIVVTFKPLKENVNAGILKTDQGRFDNDKWKTIRHFNGDQTHQGRHLRISVGDYEIQKIKLYTYE
- a CDS encoding sialate O-acetylesterase, which encodes MKKVLLAFLITFSINAQIKLPRLISDGMVLQRDTKVNIWGWASPNEKIELNFKGKKYNTTTAQDGKWSIQLPSQKAGGPYEMTLKASNTIVLKNILFGDVWLCSGQSNMELPMDRLKDKYKEEIAKSANPNIRQFLVPDEYYFAKERNDFSSGSWVEANPVSVLQFTGVGYFFASEIYDKYKIPIGLINSALGGSPAESWISEENIKKFPEYEQEYLKFKDGKLEKQIDENDRKVSSNWYKLLNETDLGLKEKWRNSVETSDWNEMNIPGYWADGELGKINGSVWFKKDFALEKVKENQAKLILGRIVDADSVFVNGHFVGTTSYQYPPRIYSFNANVLKEGKNEITVRIINNSGKGGFVPDKPYELIIGDKTIDLKGNWKYKLGSKMEPLPGQTFVRWKPVGLYNAMIAPLKDYPIKGVLWYQGEANTKKPSEYGLLMEALISNWRAQWKQEKLPFLLVQLPNFMEPKTEPTESNWAALRQQQLNTLKVPNTGLAITIDLGEWNDIHPLNKYDVGKRLALQARKLVYGEKNLTASGPLFQSIKQNGNKLILSFSDIGTGLQIKNGNELKEFAIAGTDGKFVWANAIIEGDKIVVWNDAVANPVKVRYAWADNPVEANLYNKENLPASPFEASFK